AGAAAATAAACCGGGGATTTCGATTATTCTTCCCACATACCAGTTATTATCAATCCAATATTCCATTGTATATTTACTCTTCATAAGCACCTCATCTTATAATTTTATTAAAATATCAGATTTTTTATATTACAAATAATAAATAGGGAAAAATTGCATAAAGTATTCGTTTACGCTTTTCCCTGATTTTTTACTTTCTGCTCTGCCGAGGTGAGTTCTTCTTCCGATGCAAGATAGTAGTGCTTTATGGGTTTGAGTTCGTCGTCGAGTTCGTATATAAGTGGTATGCCGGTCGGAATATTCAGAGACACTATTTCCTCTTCCGGGACGTCGTCCAAAAACTTTACAAGCGCCCTTAAACTGTTGCCGTGGGCGGCTATTATGACCTTTTTCCCGCTTTTGACCGTCGGTGAAATAATTTCGTGCCATAGGGGCAGAAACCTCTGGACAGTGTCTTTCAGGCACTCTGTCAGGGGCAGGTCTTTTTCATCGAGGTCTCTGTATCGGGGGTCGTTGCCCGGGTATCTTGAGTCGTCTTTTGTAAGCGCGGGGGGCTGAATCGCGTAACTCCTACGCCAGACGTGGACCTGCTCCTCGCCGAATTTCTGAGCCATCTCCGATTTGTTCAAACCCTGAAGTGCGCCGTAGTGGCGTTCGTTGAGCCGCCAGAACCTTTCCACAGGTATCCACATCAAATCCATCTCGTCGAGAGTTATCCACAGAGTCCTTATAGCCCTTCTCAAAACCGAAGTGTAGGCGATGTCGAAGGTAAAACCTTTTTCCTTGAGTTTTTTACCGGCAGTATGAGCCTCAAAAATTCCTTTTTCGGAGAGGTCGATGTCCGTCCAACCCGTAAACCGGTTTTCCTTGTTCCAAAAACTCTCACCGTGCCTTAAAAGGGTCAGTTCAAACATATTTTCTCCTTTTCCCAAAAAGCCGAGTGGGGCGTTTCACCGAATTCCGAAAGCCTGAAACCATTTCCGTCGTGGATGATTTTTGTGAGAGCAGTGTTTTCGAGTTTTCCAAGGTCCCAGACATTTCTTATCGGAATATTTTTAACCCAGGCGGAGGCGGTTCTTATCAAGACACCGTGGGAAAAGACCAGAATTTTTTTCCCGGAATGCTTGTCAATGACATGATTAAGAAATGATACCGCCCTTTTCTGGACGCATTCAAAAGTCTCACCTCCCGCGATTTGGAAAAGGTCGGGTCTGAAGTTGAAATTCCTGAATTCAAGCGGGTTCTCTTTTTGAATGTCTTGGATTGGCTTGCTCTCCCAAAAGCCGAGGTTCATCTCTTTTATAAAGTCAGATTGGATTATATCCAGACCCAGATCTTTTGCGACTATAATCGCCGTCTGAAGAGCCCTCTGCAGGGGGCTCGAATAGACGAGGTCGAAAACATGTCCCGTTTTGGCAAAATGAAAAGCGAGAGAGCGCGACTGCTGGACACCGAGTTCGCTTAAAACGGATTCGCTCTGCCCCTGTATTCTTCCTTCGAGGTTCGCCTTGCTCTGTCCGTGTCTGACAAAAGTTATACTCGTCATTTTACAATTTCGCCGGAATACCTGGAATATTTCAAATAGACCGTGTCGGCGAGGGCTTCTTCGAGAGGTATGAAATTCCAACCGTCTTCCAAAAAAATGTCTATTATCTCTCCTAAGACGAAAGAGTTGATATAGTTCATGTGCAAAAGCATGACAAGCGGTACGTCCCTGTCATATTTTTTCGTGTAAAAACTATCGTTTGCCAAAATCCTCTCTTCGATGTGAGAAATGTACTCCCTTTTGACAGAATCCAGAAATACAGTGTCACCGGAAGGCAGGGCATCGACGAAAGTCTTGTTGAACTTCCAATCGTCGTTGTCTATTGTCACCGGAGCGACCGTATAACCGTTTCTTCTCAGAGCTTGTAGAACAGAGTCCCTTTTTTCTGGGGTGTCGCCCATGCTCAGGCAGGGATACCTGAAATATTCCGGCCTTTTGCCGAAAAGAGTTGTCAGAAGGGAGTCGCAGATCAAGAAATCTTCAATGTATTCTTCCGCCGAGACGTCGTCGAGATCGCGGTGGGAATGGGTGTGGTTTCCGATGGAGTGCCCCCTGTTGACGAATTCGTTCATAAGTTCGAGGGCGAAACCGTTGATAGTTGAGGTCACTGTGAACCCCATGACCTTGACGTTTCTGGAATCGAGTGTGTCGAGGATTCGGATGAAATAATCGTGCTTCTGTTCTCTTGTCAAGCCTCTGGTGTAGGTGAAAGGCAAGTCGTCTATAGTCAGCGCAACTCTCTTTTGCGCCGGGGCTGGTTGCGAGAAAACCACAACAAAGAAGAGGAAGAGCGGGATTTTTTTCATAAATGTTCCTTCACTACTTCGGAGAGAATTTTTATCCCTTTTTCAATCTGTTCTATCGAAGGGAAAGAGTAGTTGAGCCTTAAAGTGTTTTTACCCGAGGAATCACAGTGAAAGGGCTGTCCTGTTATAAAGGCGACGTTTTTTTCGACCGCCTTGTAGAAGATTTGCTGGGCGTCTATTCGCTCAGGGAGTATGACCCACAGGAACATTCCTCCGTCGGGTTTCGACCATATAACACCGTCCGGCATGTTATTTTCCAGAGAAGAGATCATCGCCTTGTTTTTGGGTCTGTAAACTTCAATGGCTTTTTTTATGGTCTCCTCCATTTTTCCCTGTGATATGAAATGGGAGAGTATCAGCTGGGTAAACGACGGGGTGCAGAGGTCCACGGATTGCTTGAGCATCACTATTTTGTCTATAAGTTCTTTTTGGGCTGTTATCCAGCCCATTCTCATTCCCGGGAACAGCATTTTTGAAAAAGTCTTGAGAAGAACGACTCCATTGCCTTCCGACAATGTCCAAAGGCTGGGTAATACATTTCCTGTGAAGCTGAGCTCTCTGTATGGAGAGTCTTCGACAATGAGAATGTCCCTTTCTTTTGTGAATTTTAAAAGTTCTTTTCTTCTTTCAAGCGTCATCGTGATGCCTGAAGGGTTTTGAAAATCGGGTATAGTGTATATGAAAGCCGGAGAAGTATTTTTCTTCTCGAGTTCGTCGACGACCTTTTCCAGAGTGTCTATTTCCATTCCGCCGAAATCCATTTTGATTCCGACCATATTCGCCATGTCGCGCCTGAAAGCCTGTATGGCGCCGAGATAAGACGGCAATTCCATTATGACGGGCGTGTTTTCGTCCAAAAAGAGGCGGGATAATAAATCCAAACCCTGCTGGGAGGAAGAGGTCACGCAGATCTCTTCTTCGGTGGCCTTTTCGCCGAAGTCTGCCATGAATTTGACGAGGGAGGAAAGCATCTCTCCCTCTCCTGGAGTCGGTCCGTATTGCAGGGCGAGATACCCTTTTTCTCTTAAAACCTTTTCGGTTATTTCCGTAATGTCTTTTGTCGGAAAAAGCTTTGAATCCGGGAGGCCTCCGCCAAAGGATATTATGCCGGGTTTTCTCGTCATACTGAGAAGCTCTCTAATTTCCGACCTTTTGATGCTCGAAGAAATCTTTGAAAATCTAAGCGCCATGACCTCTCCTTTTCCTTGTGAGAATTTATTATTATTGATAACCTTTTTTGCGGACGCTTTTTATTTTATCATAAATTGTCTTAAGTTTGTAGAACCAGAATGACACCAGAAAGGAGTTTTTTGGAAATCTCGGTTGGTGAACTTGTAAATTTCGTTTTTTGCGATAACGATCTGGAGTCGAACTTCAAGAGCATGGAAAAAACCAGGGTTGGTGGCGAAATCCACAGAGAACGCCAGGCCAGTATGTCGGAAAGCGGTGATTACGAGTCAGAGAAATATCTGAAACTGGATTTTGTATACGAGGGAAGAGAATTCACCATCAAGGGAAAAGCCGATGGCCTGTTGACGGAAGACGGCATCACAACAGTGGAAGAGATTAAAACGGGCGAGATGTCCGGCAGAGGTGATTATGAAATACAAAAGCATCTCGCGCAGGCTAAATGCTACGCCTTCATGTATTCCAAAATTTACGGCGAGAGTAATATATCAGTCAAACTTGTGTATATAGACGAAGAAAGGAAAATCGAGCAGAAAAAATTTCTTTTCAGCCATTCGGAGCTTGAAAACGACTTTTTTGAGATGTTCGAAAAATACTTCAAGTGGCTTTTGTTTTTGGAGAAAAGAAGAAATGAACGGGACAAATCCCTTTCTGAAGTTAGCTTCCCTCACGATACGTTCAGAAAAGGGCAGGAAGAGATGTTTTTTGCGGTCTTTGAAGCCGTGGAGAACTCAAAGACGCTCTTTGTCAGGGCTCCTACCGGAATAGGAAAGACCGCGGCGACGATTTTCCCCTCTCTTAAATCCCTCGGAGCAGATCACGCCGAAAAGGTTTTTTATCTCACGGCGAAGACTACGACGAGGGAAGTTGCCCAGAACACGCTGAGACTTTTTTCACAAAAAGGGATGTCGCTGAAGAGCGTTTCTATAACGGCGAAGTCAAAGATATGCTTTTTGGGGCTGGATGTATGCGACGTAGATCACTGTCCTTACGCCAAGGGTTATTACGGGAGGGTCAAAACGGCGATTGTCGAAGCTCTGATGAATGAAGACCTGCTGACGAGCGAGGAAATCGAGAAGTACGCGAAGATACACGGTATCTGCCCTTTTGAGTTCTCCCTCGACATATCAAGGCATTGCGACTTTATCGTCTGCGATTACAACTACCTTTTCGATCCCAACGTATTTTTGAGGCGTTATTTTTTGGAAGATTCAGGCGATTTTGTCTTTCTGATTGACGAAGCCCACAACCTTCCTGACAGGGCGAGAGATATGTATTCCGCTCAGCTCAAAAGGTCTATGTTTTCGGA
The candidate division WOR-3 bacterium genome window above contains:
- the gpmA gene encoding 2,3-diphosphoglycerate-dependent phosphoglycerate mutase; this translates as MFELTLLRHGESFWNKENRFTGWTDIDLSEKGIFEAHTAGKKLKEKGFTFDIAYTSVLRRAIRTLWITLDEMDLMWIPVERFWRLNERHYGALQGLNKSEMAQKFGEEQVHVWRRSYAIQPPALTKDDSRYPGNDPRYRDLDEKDLPLTECLKDTVQRFLPLWHEIISPTVKSGKKVIIAAHGNSLRALVKFLDDVPEEEIVSLNIPTGIPLIYELDDELKPIKHYYLASEEELTSAEQKVKNQGKA
- a CDS encoding histidine phosphatase family protein, which translates into the protein MTSITFVRHGQSKANLEGRIQGQSESVLSELGVQQSRSLAFHFAKTGHVFDLVYSSPLQRALQTAIIVAKDLGLDIIQSDFIKEMNLGFWESKPIQDIQKENPLEFRNFNFRPDLFQIAGGETFECVQKRAVSFLNHVIDKHSGKKILVFSHGVLIRTASAWVKNIPIRNVWDLGKLENTALTKIIHDGNGFRLSEFGETPHSAFWEKEKICLN
- a CDS encoding polysaccharide deacetylase family protein, with protein sequence MKKIPLFLFFVVVFSQPAPAQKRVALTIDDLPFTYTRGLTREQKHDYFIRILDTLDSRNVKVMGFTVTSTINGFALELMNEFVNRGHSIGNHTHSHRDLDDVSAEEYIEDFLICDSLLTTLFGKRPEYFRYPCLSMGDTPEKRDSVLQALRRNGYTVAPVTIDNDDWKFNKTFVDALPSGDTVFLDSVKREYISHIEERILANDSFYTKKYDRDVPLVMLLHMNYINSFVLGEIIDIFLEDGWNFIPLEEALADTVYLKYSRYSGEIVK
- a CDS encoding PLP-dependent aminotransferase family protein; amino-acid sequence: MALRFSKISSSIKRSEIRELLSMTRKPGIISFGGGLPDSKLFPTKDITEITEKVLREKGYLALQYGPTPGEGEMLSSLVKFMADFGEKATEEEICVTSSSQQGLDLLSRLFLDENTPVIMELPSYLGAIQAFRRDMANMVGIKMDFGGMEIDTLEKVVDELEKKNTSPAFIYTIPDFQNPSGITMTLERRKELLKFTKERDILIVEDSPYRELSFTGNVLPSLWTLSEGNGVVLLKTFSKMLFPGMRMGWITAQKELIDKIVMLKQSVDLCTPSFTQLILSHFISQGKMEETIKKAIEVYRPKNKAMISSLENNMPDGVIWSKPDGGMFLWVILPERIDAQQIFYKAVEKNVAFITGQPFHCDSSGKNTLRLNYSFPSIEQIEKGIKILSEVVKEHL
- a CDS encoding DEAD/DEAH box helicase family protein — protein: MEISVGELVNFVFCDNDLESNFKSMEKTRVGGEIHRERQASMSESGDYESEKYLKLDFVYEGREFTIKGKADGLLTEDGITTVEEIKTGEMSGRGDYEIQKHLAQAKCYAFMYSKIYGESNISVKLVYIDEERKIEQKKFLFSHSELENDFFEMFEKYFKWLLFLEKRRNERDKSLSEVSFPHDTFRKGQEEMFFAVFEAVENSKTLFVRAPTGIGKTAATIFPSLKSLGADHAEKVFYLTAKTTTREVAQNTLRLFSQKGMSLKSVSITAKSKICFLGLDVCDVDHCPYAKGYYGRVKTAIVEALMNEDLLTSEEIEKYAKIHGICPFEFSLDISRHCDFIVCDYNYLFDPNVFLRRYFLEDSGDFVFLIDEAHNLPDRARDMYSAQLKRSMFSEKKYLLSDYLAEDSFEEVENFFELILSKIPEEGFWIQSKPLDEIIPVLQSFSEWMAFWMKENYGKKHYNEILKLYFDVQTYLKIFDLYGSNYVTYIKAVGNDVVIKQFCLDPSRNLRKVLKKGRSSIFFSATMKPMEYYRDILGGDANSLELELESPFPEENLSLCLTPYISTKYSSRNFSLSEVCSVIHETFMSKKGNYMAYFPSYAYLEKAIESFRLEYPDVKIACQSSMMTEKQRQSFLNKFSKSRKEGLLGFAVMGGVFSEGIDLHGDRLSGAVIVGVGLPKICFELEIVREYFEREREAGFDFAYTYPGMNKVLQAAGRVIRTENDKGVIVLIDARFSSDKYLSLFPKEWSNYKVVSSEKELRTVLKRFWQGE